The following coding sequences lie in one Xanthomonas hortorum pv. pelargonii genomic window:
- the nadD gene encoding nicotinate-nucleotide adenylyltransferase codes for MSGAPTAPNPRSFHSPIPIPDSRLHLYYGGTFDPIHLGHLAIARAARDELGARVHLVPAADPPHRTAPGATAAQRARMLELALADTPGLVLDTRELRRASQGGAPSYTVDTLRELRDELGPATPIAWLLGADAFVGLSNWHRWEALFELAHFVVAERPGVPLDLADMPQLAQAVQGRWAASASELGAAPAGRLWRLHQSLRGESASAVRSRIATGGDWQVLVPPSVAAFIARECLYGSVQPSS; via the coding sequence ATCAGCGGCGCTCCCACCGCGCCGAACCCTCGCTCTTTCCATTCCCCAATCCCGATTCCCGATTCCCGGCTCCACCTCTACTACGGCGGCACCTTCGACCCGATCCATCTGGGCCACCTCGCCATCGCCCGCGCCGCGCGCGATGAACTGGGCGCGCGCGTGCATCTGGTGCCAGCCGCAGACCCGCCGCATCGCACCGCACCCGGCGCCACTGCCGCGCAGCGCGCACGCATGCTGGAACTGGCGCTCGCCGACACGCCCGGGCTGGTGCTCGACACCCGCGAACTGCGCCGCGCCAGCCAGGGCGGCGCACCGTCCTACACCGTCGACACCTTGCGCGAACTGCGCGACGAACTCGGCCCTGCGACGCCGATCGCCTGGTTGCTGGGCGCCGATGCCTTTGTCGGTCTGAGCAACTGGCATCGGTGGGAGGCGCTGTTCGAGCTGGCGCATTTCGTCGTTGCCGAGCGTCCAGGCGTCCCGCTGGATCTGGCCGATATGCCGCAGCTTGCCCAGGCAGTGCAGGGCAGATGGGCTGCCAGCGCCAGCGAACTGGGCGCCGCCCCGGCCGGCCGCCTATGGCGGTTGCATCAATCGCTGCGTGGCGAATCGGCCAGCGCGGTGCGTTCGCGCATCGCCACCGGCGGCGACTGGCAGGTGCTGGTTCCGCCGTCGGTGGCAGCGTTTATCGCGCGCGAATGCCTTTACGGCAGCGTGCAGCCGTCTAGCTGA
- the lptE gene encoding LPS assembly lipoprotein LptE — MIRFPIAFAASLVLVSSLTACGFHLRNSLALPPDTPAVKVQSAVQYSELAKLLRRGLKAAGATLADEDAKTGFAQVQVLSERWGDLPIAIDSQGRAQEYSLRYAAIFTVTTANGAVLVPQQVIELSRDYVSPPVDATGTATEREILADELRKDMSASILRRIDSVVRARVQRGETLESTPTAPLPQAPTPPVQPTTPESSVPASLPPASNN, encoded by the coding sequence ATGATTCGATTTCCTATTGCCTTCGCTGCGTCCCTCGTGCTCGTCTCGAGCCTCACCGCCTGCGGCTTCCATCTGCGCAATTCGCTGGCGTTGCCGCCGGACACGCCAGCGGTCAAGGTGCAGTCTGCAGTGCAGTACAGCGAGCTGGCCAAGTTGCTGCGGCGTGGCCTCAAGGCCGCCGGCGCCACCCTGGCCGACGAAGACGCCAAGACCGGCTTTGCGCAGGTGCAGGTGTTGTCCGAGCGCTGGGGCGATCTGCCGATCGCCATCGACAGCCAGGGCCGTGCGCAGGAATACAGCCTGCGCTACGCCGCCATCTTCACCGTCACCACCGCCAATGGCGCGGTGCTGGTGCCGCAGCAGGTGATCGAGCTCTCGCGCGACTACGTGTCGCCGCCGGTGGATGCCACCGGTACCGCGACCGAGCGCGAGATCCTCGCCGACGAATTGCGCAAGGACATGTCGGCCTCGATCCTGCGTCGCATCGACAGCGTGGTGCGCGCACGCGTGCAGCGTGGCGAGACGCTGGAAAGCACGCCGACCGCGCCGCTGCCGCAGGCTCCCACGCCGCCAGTGCAGCCGACCACGCCTGAGTCGAGCGTGCCGGCCTCGTTGCCGCCTGCGTCGAACAACTAA
- a CDS encoding Maf-like protein, which translates to MLYLASRSPRRQELLQRLDVPFQTLQLDMPELRAPDESPAHYVQRVALDKARAGLAQVQASDPDAIVLGSDTEVVLGERVFGKPVDVADAIAMLSLLSGRTHQVLTAVVLVCAQRAPAQALVVSEVTFDTLDAAQIAAYAACGEPMGKAGAYAIQGRAERFISHLSGSYSGVMGLPLFHTSQLLTAFGAH; encoded by the coding sequence ATGCTTTATCTCGCCTCCCGGTCGCCGCGCCGACAAGAACTCCTGCAACGCCTGGATGTGCCGTTCCAGACCTTGCAACTGGACATGCCCGAGCTGCGCGCGCCCGACGAATCGCCCGCGCACTACGTGCAACGCGTTGCGCTGGACAAGGCGCGCGCCGGGCTGGCGCAGGTGCAGGCCAGCGACCCCGATGCGATCGTGCTGGGCTCCGATACCGAGGTGGTGTTGGGCGAGCGGGTGTTCGGCAAGCCGGTCGATGTGGCCGATGCGATCGCGATGTTGAGCTTGCTGTCAGGGCGCACCCACCAGGTGCTCACGGCGGTGGTTCTAGTCTGCGCACAACGTGCCCCGGCACAGGCGTTGGTGGTATCGGAGGTCACGTTCGACACGCTCGATGCTGCGCAGATCGCCGCCTATGCGGCCTGCGGCGAGCCGATGGGCAAGGCCGGCGCTTACGCGATCCAGGGACGCGCCGAACGTTTTATCAGCCATCTGTCCGGTAGCTATTCCGGCGTGATGGGATTGCCCTTATTTCACACCTCGCAGTTGCTCACAGCCTTCGGAGCGCATTGA
- the rng gene encoding ribonuclease G has protein sequence MSEEILVNVTPRETRVAVIENGMLQELHIERGWRRGVVGNIYKGKVQRVMPGMQAAFVELGLERAAFLHANDVIRPAPAPASVVDTEETPIPPPPAASVPIVELLRDGQDIVVQVVKDPIGTKGARLTTQISIPSRYLVLLPQSKIVGVSARIEDEAERLRLKTIVSEVSAQHGGFGYIIRTNAEGQPAEALAEDIAYLSRVWNVVERRGREAPPCSIIYEDLSLPLRAVRDLIRRDVEKVKVDSNETFVQLQAFVAKYMPVLAERLELYTGDRPIFDLYGVEDEIGRALNKQVPLKSGGYLVIDQTEAMTTIDVNTGSFVGQRNLEETVFRTNLEAAQAVARQLRLRHLGGIIIIDFIDMDDAEHRRQVLRTLEKALARDHAKTTVYEFSPLGLVEMTRKRTVESLERQLSETCGQCSGRGTIKTAETVTYEIFREITRAVRQFDAARLLVIASSKVVARITDEESAAVAELEEFLGKSIRFQSDDQYLQEQFDVVLL, from the coding sequence ATGTCGGAAGAGATTTTGGTCAACGTCACTCCGCGCGAGACCCGCGTGGCGGTGATCGAGAACGGCATGCTGCAGGAACTGCATATCGAGCGCGGTTGGCGCCGTGGCGTGGTCGGCAATATCTACAAGGGCAAGGTGCAGCGGGTGATGCCCGGCATGCAGGCGGCGTTCGTGGAACTGGGCCTGGAGCGCGCCGCGTTCCTGCACGCCAACGACGTGATCCGCCCGGCGCCGGCGCCGGCCAGCGTTGTCGATACCGAAGAGACCCCGATTCCGCCGCCGCCGGCGGCCTCGGTGCCGATCGTGGAGCTGTTGCGCGACGGCCAGGACATCGTGGTGCAGGTGGTCAAGGACCCGATCGGCACCAAGGGCGCGCGGCTGACCACCCAGATCAGCATTCCCTCGCGCTATCTGGTGCTGCTGCCGCAGTCAAAGATCGTCGGGGTGTCGGCGCGGATCGAAGACGAGGCCGAGCGGCTGCGCCTGAAGACCATCGTCAGCGAGGTCTCGGCCCAGCACGGCGGCTTTGGTTACATCATCCGTACCAATGCCGAAGGCCAGCCGGCCGAGGCGCTGGCCGAGGACATCGCCTATCTGTCGCGGGTCTGGAACGTGGTGGAGCGGCGCGGCCGCGAAGCGCCGCCGTGCAGCATCATCTATGAAGACCTGAGCCTGCCGCTGCGTGCGGTGCGCGATCTGATCCGCCGCGACGTGGAGAAGGTCAAGGTCGATTCCAACGAAACCTTCGTGCAGCTGCAGGCGTTCGTGGCCAAGTACATGCCGGTGCTGGCCGAGCGGCTGGAGCTGTATACCGGCGACCGGCCGATCTTCGACCTGTACGGGGTCGAGGACGAGATCGGGCGCGCGCTGAACAAGCAGGTGCCGCTCAAGTCCGGTGGCTATCTGGTGATCGACCAGACCGAGGCGATGACCACCATCGACGTCAACACCGGTTCGTTCGTCGGCCAGCGCAATCTCGAGGAAACCGTGTTCCGCACCAACCTGGAAGCCGCGCAAGCGGTGGCGCGGCAGCTGCGGCTGCGCCACCTGGGCGGGATCATCATCATCGACTTCATCGACATGGACGACGCCGAGCATCGCCGCCAGGTACTGCGCACGCTGGAAAAGGCGCTGGCACGCGATCACGCCAAGACCACGGTGTACGAATTCTCGCCGCTGGGCCTGGTCGAGATGACCCGCAAGCGCACCGTCGAAAGCCTGGAGCGGCAGCTGTCGGAAACCTGCGGCCAGTGCAGCGGGCGCGGCACCATCAAGACCGCCGAGACGGTGACCTACGAGATCTTCCGCGAGATCACCCGTGCGGTGCGCCAATTCGATGCGGCGCGGCTGCTGGTGATCGCCTCGTCCAAAGTGGTGGCGCGCATCACCGACGAAGAATCGGCGGCGGTGGCCGAGCTGGAGGAGTTTCTGGGCAAGAGCATCCGCTTCCAGTCCGACGACCAGTATCTGCAGGAGCAGTTCGATGTGGTGTTGCTGTGA
- the rsfS gene encoding ribosome silencing factor: MTTQAQVIKTSIPNPPPSVPALLATVREAVEELKAKDVVEIDVRGKSSVCDYMVVASGTSTRHVKSIAEEVVKFAKRLDVMPLGVEGEREAEWVLVDLGDVVVHVMLPRVREFYALERLWTVGDQRPDDVDADPEE, from the coding sequence TTGACCACCCAAGCCCAAGTCATCAAGACCTCCATTCCGAACCCGCCGCCGTCCGTGCCGGCCCTGTTGGCCACCGTGCGCGAGGCCGTGGAGGAGCTGAAAGCCAAGGACGTGGTCGAAATCGATGTGCGTGGCAAGTCCAGCGTCTGCGATTACATGGTGGTCGCCTCGGGCACCTCGACCCGCCACGTCAAGTCGATCGCCGAAGAAGTGGTCAAGTTCGCCAAGCGTCTGGACGTGATGCCGCTGGGCGTGGAAGGCGAGCGCGAAGCCGAATGGGTGCTGGTCGACCTGGGCGATGTGGTGGTGCACGTGATGCTGCCGCGCGTGCGCGAGTTCTACGCGTTGGAGCGCCTGTGGACTGTAGGCGACCAGCGTCCGGACGATGTGGATGCCGATCCCGAGGAATAA
- a CDS encoding J domain-containing protein, giving the protein MARKSQAQTETPASPALQQLRSQPAQAAAQPLSPARKRFDRLLRDLERHRNELQAWQTALTRWRERYHTELQPLLDHRRAADVALVEELDRAHATVKLGKADREFLSELLCDIAGPLIESGHEVLRPIYDRHSAVGYDQEVSESDALMKQILGHAYGLDADELDGIESPEELFDRVSERLEQEHAQQQQRNTQRRKRAEKKAVAGNAEPPPLRELYRKLAGNLHPDRAKDPDDHASRTILMQRLNAAYKAGDLLGLLELQAEIGLLDAQGVDAMSAARLQDYNRELDRQCKELQQQVQEQSENFCAEYALDLPSRLKPERLGKLMAQLKRDVEDDLMEARQGLRELADPQSLKRWLKLQRAMSSAQDAPWF; this is encoded by the coding sequence ATGGCCAGAAAATCCCAAGCCCAGACAGAGACACCTGCCTCGCCGGCGCTGCAGCAACTGCGCAGCCAGCCGGCGCAGGCCGCCGCGCAGCCGTTGTCGCCGGCGCGCAAACGCTTCGACCGCTTGCTGCGCGATCTGGAGCGTCATCGCAACGAACTGCAGGCCTGGCAAACAGCGCTCACGCGTTGGCGCGAGCGCTATCACACCGAACTGCAGCCCTTGCTCGATCATCGGCGCGCTGCCGATGTGGCGCTGGTCGAGGAACTCGATCGCGCGCATGCCACGGTCAAGTTGGGCAAGGCCGATCGCGAATTTCTGTCGGAGTTGCTGTGCGATATCGCCGGCCCGCTGATCGAATCGGGACATGAAGTGCTGCGGCCGATCTACGATCGCCATAGCGCCGTCGGCTACGACCAGGAAGTCTCCGAATCCGATGCGCTGATGAAGCAGATTCTCGGCCATGCCTATGGGCTGGATGCCGACGAACTGGACGGAATCGAATCGCCCGAAGAACTCTTCGACCGTGTCAGCGAGCGGCTCGAGCAGGAACACGCGCAACAACAACAGCGCAACACCCAGCGCCGCAAGCGTGCCGAGAAGAAAGCGGTTGCCGGGAATGCCGAGCCGCCACCGTTGCGCGAGTTGTACCGCAAGCTGGCCGGCAATCTGCATCCGGACCGCGCCAAGGACCCCGACGACCACGCCTCGCGCACCATCCTGATGCAACGGCTCAATGCGGCTTACAAGGCCGGCGATCTGCTCGGCCTGCTCGAACTGCAGGCCGAGATCGGTCTGCTGGATGCGCAAGGGGTGGATGCGATGAGCGCGGCGCGGCTGCAGGATTACAACCGCGAACTGGACCGGCAGTGCAAGGAGTTGCAACAGCAGGTGCAGGAGCAGTCGGAGAACTTTTGCGCAGAATATGCTCTGGACCTGCCGTCGCGGCTCAAGCCCGAGCGACTGGGTAAATTGATGGCCCAACTCAAGCGCGACGTCGAAGACGATCTGATGGAAGCGCGCCAGGGCCTGCGCGAACTGGCCGACCCGCAATCGCTCAAGCGCTGGCTGAAGCTGCAGCGCGCCATGTCGAGCGCGCAAGACGCGCCCTGGTTCTGA
- the rlmH gene encoding 23S rRNA (pseudouridine(1915)-N(3))-methyltransferase RlmH — MKCRLIATGERAPAWVAQGFAEYQKRLSHWMPLELVEIEPGLRGKGRDAQRATDDEGRRVLAALPKNAYVVALDIPGRPLSSEQLAQRMEHWRGQGRDLAFLIGGPEGHSADVLKTASESWSIGPLTLPHMLVRLIVAEQLYRAAAMLANHPYHRA, encoded by the coding sequence ATGAAATGCCGACTCATCGCTACCGGCGAGCGCGCACCGGCCTGGGTGGCGCAGGGCTTTGCCGAATATCAGAAACGTCTTTCGCACTGGATGCCGCTGGAGCTGGTCGAGATCGAACCCGGCCTGCGCGGCAAGGGCCGCGACGCGCAACGCGCCACCGACGACGAAGGCCGCCGCGTGCTCGCCGCGCTGCCCAAGAACGCCTACGTGGTGGCGCTCGATATCCCGGGTCGCCCGCTCAGTTCGGAGCAGCTCGCCCAACGCATGGAGCACTGGCGCGGGCAGGGTCGCGATCTGGCATTCCTGATCGGCGGCCCCGAAGGTCACTCCGCCGATGTGCTGAAAACAGCCAGCGAGAGCTGGTCGATCGGCCCGTTGACCCTGCCGCACATGCTGGTGCGCCTGATCGTCGCCGAGCAGCTGTATCGCGCTGCGGCGATGTTGGCCAATCATCCGTATCACCGCGCGTGA
- the holA gene encoding DNA polymerase III subunit delta: MELRPEQLAGQSNQPLQPVYLIAGPETLRVLEAADAVRARARAEGISEREVFDADGREFDWNQLDATFNAPSLFSPRRLVEIRLPSGKPGKDGADVITRFCANPPPDVVLLITANDWSKAHQGKWADAVGRIGTISVAWAIKPHELSDWIERRLRSHGLRADAAAVQRLSERVEGNLLAAAQEIDKLVLLADGKVLDLEAMESLVADAARYDVFRLAETTFSGQPAAVIRMLAGLRAEGEAVAALMPILIKELLRTASLAKVQANGGNLAAEMKAQGLWESRQAPFKRALQRHPEPRRWERFVAEAGLVDRMAKGRADGDAWVGLERLLVAVAEARAVRLLA; encoded by the coding sequence ATGGAACTCCGCCCCGAGCAGCTTGCCGGCCAGTCCAACCAGCCGTTGCAGCCGGTCTATCTGATCGCCGGCCCCGAGACGCTGCGCGTGCTGGAGGCGGCCGATGCGGTGCGCGCCCGAGCGCGCGCCGAAGGCATTAGCGAACGCGAAGTCTTCGACGCCGATGGCCGCGAGTTCGACTGGAACCAGCTGGATGCGACCTTCAACGCGCCTAGCCTGTTCAGTCCGCGCCGGCTGGTGGAAATACGCCTGCCTAGCGGCAAGCCAGGTAAGGACGGTGCCGATGTCATCACCCGCTTCTGCGCCAATCCGCCGCCGGACGTGGTGCTGCTGATCACCGCCAACGACTGGAGCAAGGCGCACCAGGGCAAGTGGGCCGATGCGGTCGGCCGCATCGGCACCATCTCGGTGGCCTGGGCGATCAAGCCGCACGAATTGTCCGACTGGATCGAGCGCCGCCTGCGCAGCCACGGCCTGCGTGCGGACGCTGCCGCGGTGCAGCGCCTCAGCGAGCGGGTGGAAGGCAATCTGCTCGCCGCCGCGCAGGAAATCGACAAGCTGGTACTACTGGCCGACGGCAAGGTGCTGGACCTGGAGGCGATGGAGTCACTGGTCGCCGATGCCGCCCGCTACGACGTGTTCCGCCTGGCCGAAACCACCTTCTCCGGGCAGCCGGCTGCGGTGATCCGCATGCTCGCCGGCTTGCGCGCCGAGGGTGAAGCGGTGGCCGCGCTGATGCCGATCCTGATCAAGGAGCTGCTGCGCACCGCATCGCTGGCGAAAGTGCAGGCCAACGGCGGCAACCTCGCTGCTGAAATGAAGGCGCAAGGCCTGTGGGAATCGCGCCAGGCCCCGTTCAAGCGCGCGCTGCAACGGCACCCCGAACCGCGCCGCTGGGAACGCTTCGTCGCCGAAGCCGGGCTGGTCGATCGCATGGCCAAAGGCCGCGCCGACGGCGACGCCTGGGTCGGCCTGGAACGCCTGCTGGTGGCAGTGGCCGAAGCGCGTGCGGTGAGATTGCTGGCGTGA
- a CDS encoding alkaline phosphatase PhoX, giving the protein MPIFDPARRQVLKGSAAVMAAGALGSLSALQSRQAQAATSTSPPLQLAPVPSRYGPLAPVADQSTGLPLLQLPRGFSYRSFGWSGDRMDDGQPCPDRHDGMAVVGLRRPDWRPGSDPLRGLEYVLIRNHERGATTPFRAPAMYDTGIVSGTQLAGGGTTTLSYGRRGWGSLEPSLGGTLVNCAGGPTPWGTWLSCEEIKTNAVSSTGRKHGYVFEVDPDSQRTTGRPLVGLGRFSHEAVAIDPRTGIVYLTEDDRNKAGLYRFIPNDRRGRNGSLENGGRLQAARVRGRRNADLTVASIGQQFQLEWVDISEPDLDGIAAPAGFPDIGANDTLSGPCAQAWADGALRMSRGEGIWYSYGKLFIVDNSTGVDAQGRRGYGNGAVWVLDLFTQRLSALFVSGNQLAAHNPDNVTVSARGGVVLCEDGGESPDEYGPGARLLGLTRGGESFYLAKNNVQLTSQQIADAGKTIAEGDYRGTEFCGACWDPLARTLFVNIQTPGITLAITGPWERGPL; this is encoded by the coding sequence ATGCCGATTTTCGATCCCGCCCGCCGCCAGGTGCTCAAGGGCAGCGCAGCCGTCATGGCCGCCGGTGCGCTTGGCAGCTTGAGCGCGCTGCAATCGCGCCAGGCCCAGGCCGCCACCAGCACCTCCCCACCGTTGCAGCTGGCACCCGTACCCAGCCGCTATGGCCCGCTCGCCCCGGTCGCCGACCAGAGCACCGGGCTGCCGCTGCTGCAGCTGCCGCGCGGTTTCAGCTACCGCTCGTTCGGCTGGAGCGGCGATCGCATGGACGATGGCCAGCCCTGCCCCGACCGTCATGACGGCATGGCCGTGGTCGGCCTGCGTCGGCCCGACTGGCGCCCCGGCAGCGACCCGCTGCGCGGTCTGGAATATGTGCTGATCCGCAACCACGAGCGCGGCGCTACCACGCCGTTCCGCGCACCAGCGATGTACGACACCGGCATCGTCAGCGGCACCCAACTGGCCGGTGGCGGCACCACCACCTTGAGCTACGGTCGCCGCGGTTGGGGCAGCCTGGAGCCGAGCCTGGGCGGCACGCTGGTCAACTGCGCCGGTGGCCCCACGCCGTGGGGCACGTGGCTGAGCTGCGAAGAGATCAAGACCAATGCGGTCTCCAGCACAGGCCGCAAGCACGGCTACGTGTTCGAGGTAGACCCGGACAGCCAGCGCACCACCGGCCGCCCGCTGGTCGGGCTGGGCCGCTTCAGCCATGAAGCGGTGGCGATCGATCCGCGCACCGGCATCGTCTATCTCACCGAAGACGACCGCAACAAGGCCGGCCTGTATCGCTTCATCCCAAACGACCGTCGCGGCCGCAATGGCTCACTGGAAAATGGCGGCCGGCTGCAGGCCGCACGCGTGCGTGGGCGGCGCAATGCCGACCTCACCGTCGCCAGCATCGGCCAGCAGTTCCAGCTGGAATGGGTGGATATTTCCGAGCCCGATCTGGATGGCATCGCCGCACCGGCCGGCTTTCCCGATATCGGCGCCAACGACACCCTGAGCGGGCCGTGTGCGCAGGCCTGGGCCGACGGCGCGCTGCGCATGAGCCGTGGCGAAGGCATCTGGTACAGCTACGGCAAACTGTTCATCGTCGACAACAGCACCGGCGTGGATGCACAGGGCCGGCGCGGTTACGGCAACGGCGCGGTATGGGTGCTGGATCTGTTTACGCAACGCTTGAGCGCACTGTTCGTCAGCGGCAACCAGCTGGCCGCGCACAACCCGGACAACGTCACCGTCAGCGCACGCGGTGGCGTGGTGCTGTGCGAAGACGGCGGGGAGAGTCCGGACGAATACGGTCCCGGCGCGCGCCTGCTCGGGCTCACCCGTGGCGGCGAATCGTTCTATCTGGCCAAGAACAATGTGCAGCTGACGTCGCAACAGATCGCCGATGCCGGCAAGACCATTGCCGAAGGCGATTACCGCGGCACCGAGTTCTGCGGCGCGTGCTGGGATCCATTGGCGCGCACTTTGTTCGTCAACATCCAGACGCCGGGGATTACGTTGGCGATCACCGGGCCGTGGGAGCGCGGGCCGTTGTGA
- a CDS encoding energy transducer TonB, whose protein sequence is MMVLTQSKVSSRSTGIDSSRVLAMSTAVALHLLAGGLLLIPLSYRAIPQQPTPKERWVMPMTVPTPPAPPAVFPIEVKFKPQATQTPPTTVPVQVQVQTPVVNQAPLVDSAALALPAVSDAIADSAPAIAAPSGPVEAGQLQYLSSPAPGYPVAALRAGQQGTVLLRVLVGTDGRPAEVSVQTSSGHRALDLAARSQVLRSWRFQPAMQNGQAVQAYGLVPVSFSLN, encoded by the coding sequence ATGATGGTTCTCACGCAATCGAAGGTTTCTTCCCGATCCACAGGCATCGACAGCTCGCGCGTTCTGGCGATGAGTACGGCCGTGGCGTTGCATTTACTGGCCGGCGGGCTGTTGCTGATTCCGCTCTCGTACCGGGCGATTCCGCAGCAGCCTACGCCCAAAGAGCGTTGGGTCATGCCGATGACGGTCCCAACGCCACCCGCCCCGCCAGCGGTGTTCCCAATCGAAGTGAAGTTCAAGCCACAGGCGACGCAGACACCGCCGACCACCGTGCCGGTGCAGGTACAGGTGCAAACACCAGTGGTGAATCAGGCACCGTTGGTGGACAGCGCAGCGCTTGCCTTGCCCGCTGTCTCCGACGCGATAGCTGACAGCGCTCCGGCCATTGCCGCACCCAGCGGCCCGGTCGAGGCAGGCCAACTGCAGTATCTGAGCTCACCGGCGCCGGGTTACCCGGTGGCCGCATTGCGTGCCGGGCAGCAAGGCACGGTGCTGCTGCGCGTGTTGGTCGGTACCGATGGGCGCCCGGCCGAAGTGAGCGTCCAGACCAGCAGCGGCCATCGCGCACTCGATCTGGCTGCACGTAGCCAGGTGCTGCGCAGTTGGCGTTTCCAGCCGGCGATGCAGAATGGCCAGGCCGTGCAGGCATATGGCCTGGTGCCGGTGAGTTTTTCGTTGAATTGA
- a CDS encoding SIMPL domain-containing protein — protein MRTTFKPLLLALSIAAGTAMTAHAQPASSYTIPNDGTLLNVSAEAEAKRVPDIATLSAGVVTQAADGNAAMRQNAEQMNKVLAAVKAAGIADKDVQTSGINLSPQYTYKENEAPKINGYQASNTVNLKVRDITRLGKVLDALVAQGANDINGPSFSIDQPEPVYDEARVAALKKAQARADTYAKSLGLKVRRIVSISEGRSGGGVRPMMMAASMRSAKVEMDTPVAPGESTLSINLDVTFELGR, from the coding sequence ATGCGTACCACCTTCAAGCCGTTGTTGCTGGCCCTCTCGATCGCTGCCGGAACCGCCATGACCGCCCATGCTCAACCTGCGTCGAGTTACACCATTCCCAACGACGGCACCTTGCTCAATGTGTCGGCCGAAGCAGAAGCCAAGCGCGTGCCGGACATCGCCACGCTGTCTGCCGGCGTGGTCACCCAGGCTGCCGACGGCAACGCCGCCATGCGCCAGAACGCCGAGCAGATGAACAAGGTGCTGGCCGCCGTCAAGGCCGCCGGCATCGCCGACAAGGATGTGCAGACCAGCGGCATCAACCTCAGCCCGCAGTACACCTACAAAGAAAACGAAGCGCCCAAGATCAACGGCTACCAGGCCAGCAACACGGTCAACCTCAAGGTCCGCGACATCACCCGCCTGGGCAAGGTGCTCGACGCCCTGGTCGCCCAGGGCGCCAACGACATCAACGGCCCCAGCTTCTCGATCGACCAGCCCGAGCCGGTCTACGACGAAGCACGCGTGGCCGCACTGAAGAAGGCCCAGGCCCGCGCCGACACCTACGCCAAGTCGCTCGGCCTGAAGGTGCGCCGCATCGTCAGCATCTCCGAAGGCCGCAGCGGTGGCGGCGTGCGCCCGATGATGATGGCCGCCTCGATGCGCTCGGCCAAGGTCGAGATGGACACCCCGGTCGCACCGGGCGAAAGCACGCTGTCGATCAACCTGGATGTGACGTTCGAATTGGGGCGTTGA